From Pelmatolapia mariae isolate MD_Pm_ZW linkage group LG1, Pm_UMD_F_2, whole genome shotgun sequence, one genomic window encodes:
- the LOC134623841 gene encoding SUN domain-containing protein 3-like codes for MPNFALEELGAKIVKEQSSASYLSEQAGLKLWGLTLIPAKPPCVSPRVVIQGRAPMVPGVCWSFAGSQGHLTIKLPQSIAISHVTLGHISKMVSPYGKVSSAPRMFSVFGKRALDDSGVHLGTFVYDENGDPLQTFRIPDDKVDVIRYITLHVLNNWGNREYSCLYKFRVHGKLA; via the exons ATGCCCAACTTTGCTCTGGAGGAACTGG gAGCAAAGATTGTTAAAGAACAGTCTTCAGCATCCTACCTTTCAGAACAGGCTGGATTGAAGCTGTGGGGGCTTACATTGATACCCGCAAAACCACCCTGTGTAAGCCCAAGAGTCGTTATTCAG gGTCGAGCACCCATGGTCCCAGGAGTGTGTTGGAGTTTTGCGGGCTCCCAGGGACATTTAACAAttaagctgccacaaagcatcgCCATCAGTCATGTGACACTGGGTCACATTTCTAAGATGGTGTCACCATATGGAAAggtctccagtgctcccaggatgttttcagtgttt gGAAAGAGAGCATTAGACGACAGTGGTGTCCACCTGGGAACATTCGTCTATGATGAAAATGGAGATCCACTCCAAACATTCAGGATACCC GACGACAAAGTAGATGTCATCCGCTACATTACGCTGCATGTGTTGAACAACTGGGGCAATCGCGAGTATTCCTGTCTGTACAAGTTCCGAGTTCATGGAAAGCTGGCATAA